Part of the Legionella cardiaca genome, AAATAAAACCTGGCGTGATGAAATTTGCGTATTATTATCTAAATAAAGCGCTTCTAAGTTTGCATTAAATGCGGGTCTTCTATTTAATGAATTATTTTTTAAAGATAACGTGCGAACATGAGTTAGCTTTGCTAATTCCGTAGTAAAATCATCCGTTATTTTGCTATGATCTAAACGTAAAGTATGAATTGTTGGCAAGGTATTTAATACCGCTACTAATTCTATGATTTGCTCTTGGTTTAATTCACTTCTACTAAGATCCAGCTCGGTGATAGATTGAACACCAATATTGGCAGAATCCTTTAAAGCAGCTAAGAATGATTTAATTTGCTTGCTAGTTTTTAAAACAAGCTTTACTTCTGTATGTGACTCATCTGTTTTTTTTATTCTGTCCAGGAAACTCTTGAGAGCAGTATTTGGCATATTATCCTCTTTGACTTTAGAGTACTCCTTCTCTTGTTACTCATCCCTATGATTAGAAATTTGCATAGTATAAAGGATAAAATTTAAACAACAACCTAATTTTTGCTCAACTGCATACGAGATCCATGGCAAACTCCAGAAATATTTGAATAGATTTACAATTCTATTGTTGTTAACTTTTACAAGGAATATGGATTTATACACTCATAAGGACATTTATTATGAAAAGTCATACTGCATTAGTATCTGGATTTGCCCGTTCATTTATATCCGGTCAACCAATTCCTGATGCAACAATAAGCGTACTTGAAAATAAAGATTTAACATTTAAAACAGATTCTGCCGGAAAATTCGGACCCATCGAATGGCCTGTTGGGGAACCAATCACCCTGATTTTTGAAAAACCGGGTTCTTTTTGGTCGGGATATAAGACAACACAAACTGCAACTTTTATAGTGCCGCCAGAAGGAATAAATGATAACAACTATCTAAAAAATATTTCCTTTCAAGTACCCTCAAATATGGCTTATAAGCTTCTTTCATTCGCCATGGGCGGCACCGAAGATTCAGAAGCTTGTCAAGTTGCGGCAACCGTTACCCCACCGAATACCACCATGGATGATATTCCACAGGGTATTGAGGGGGTTACAGTAACACTGTCACCCAATGTCAAGCCAAGAACATTTTATTTCGGTATGTTTCCAATTATTCACAAAACAAATCCCTTTATTAGATCATTAAAAAAGACATCATTAGATGGTGGTGTTGCATTTATCAATGTCCCACCTGGTGATTATGTGATGGAAGCTACAAAGGATGATATACAATTCTCCAAGGTACTCATTAAAGCACGTAAAGGCGTCATTGTGAACGCAAGTCCACCCAACGGTCCCACCATGATAAAAGAGCCTAAGTTAAACGAAGCGGAAAAAACAAAAAGCCACTTTAGCTTTTTTAAACCCGCATTAACAATAGGGTTAGTAACTAGCGTCTGCATAGCTGGAGCGGTGCTAAATAAATCTTGCTCTTATTCTGGGCAATAAGACTAATATATTTTGCTCTCAGTCATGTCATTCCCGTCTGCGGGGAATGACATGAATTTATATCTGTCTCTCATCTATACTACACTACTGCCTGGGTAATCGGTGATTTAATCCCCTCGGGTCCACATGATGCGTTGAACGGTAAGGATTAATATCTAAACCACCACGTCGAGTATAGCGTCCGTAGACTGTGAGTTTTTCTGGTTTGCAGCGCGTCATGATATCCACAAAGATTCGCTCAATACATTGCTCATGAAATTCATTATGGTTACGGAAAGAGACTATATATTTCAACAAACCTTCTCGATTAATTTGTTTACCAGTATACATAATTTGCACACTACCCCAATCTGGCTGATTAGTTACCAGACAATTGGATTTTAATAAATCAGAATACAGGGTTTCTTCTACCTTACTCTCGCCTACAGAAAGATAACTCGGTTCCACGAGATAAACAGAACAGGTTGTATCGATGTCATCAATACATTCACCCGTAAAAGTGGATTGGATGATAGACAATTCTTTTTCTTGCAGCGGGAGTATTCTGACTTGCACATTTCCCCCTAAACGGGCTGCTAAATCACGTTCTACTGTTTGTCTGACCACTTCTCTATCGTTAAAGCGAGAATTATTAAACGAATTAAAATACAGTTTTAATGATTTCGACTCAATTAAATACGGCGTAGCACAATCATAAATAATCTCGGCAATCGCAACCATGGGTTTACCTTTCTCGTTGAGCCAAGACACTTCGTAATGATTCCAACAATCAAAACCATAAAAAGGGAGCTGATTGGGATCAACACCAATCTCGTTACGTTTGGCTGCACGAGGAATGGCGAATAAGCGTTCTGGATTATAATGAGGGTCATAACTGGATACTTGCCCCAATTCAGACTGTTCAGGTTTGGTTTGATATTTTTTTTCCAATGTTTCATTCATACGATGAGTCTCCAAAATATTGATAATCTGTAGGGTGCTATTCCAGTTTATAGGCTGTCCTGCCTCGATTTGGCTGGCAATATACGTCGTCAGTTCAGCTGCTTCATGGATGCGATGCGATTTTTCTTTTAAAGCTGCTGCTTGTAAACGCATCGAATCTAGCACTGCAAATTCTGGTCTCTCCAGAATTTCTTTGATGGAGGTCAATGAAAAACCTAAGAACTTCAGAGTCACTACCTGTTGTAACCGAATTAAATCATTATCGGAATAAAGACGATAACCAGCCTCTGAACGTTGTGCAGGTTTGAGTAACCCAATATCATCATAATACTGCAGAGTACGAATGCTTAAAGCCGTCATTCGACTAATATCTTTAATCCTATGATATTTCATCTTACCCTCCTCTTTGGAGTCTATTCTATCACGCAACGTGAGGGTCAAGAGAAAATCCATCTATTTTGCAAAAAATCTATAGCTAAACATAGGAAGATATAGGATTAAACGGGGGCTCGATGTGCATAAACCACAATACCACCCACTTTTTGAGCATTCAGATCCTTTAATAATTGCTGGAAACCTGAATAGAGAATGTTCCAGGGTTCTTCACCAAACTGCTGAATAACCGCTTCGCGCTTTTGTTCAAAAGACTGTAGGAGCAAAATATACCAATGGATAAATTGTTGACTAAGATCAACACTTTCTTTGAATTGCCATCCTGTTGTCCGCAACTGCTTTTTTAATTCTGGCAAGCAAATTGGGTTAAACCGAGAGGCTGTTTTTGACCAGGGAAACGGGCTTTCAATGCGAGCCTCATTCTGCTTTGAGTAATCAAACAAAACAAGCATTCCATTGGATGCAGCAAATTGTGCTAATCGTTTTAGCGCAAGTTTTTGAGAGGCAAAACAAAAAAAAGCACTGAAGCTATAAATGCATTGAAACTTTTTATACCCAAATCCATCTGGCTGTAAAATGTCATTACATAAAAATTCAATCTCAGGATAATGCGATTGGGCATAGGCAATTAAATTTGCATCAATATCAATTCCTGTTACTTTCCCCCATCCTTGCTTTTGTACATAATGAGCAGTACCACCCAAACCACATCCTACGTCAAGAAAATGAGCATCGCTATCTTTCATTATGGGGGATAATGCAAGATCAATTGCCTCAATTTCACCAGGATGAGCAAAATCACCTACTCTTAACATAGCAAGGATTTGTTTAGTGTATTCCATGATAATTTAGTCCTCTTTCGTTATGCCATACAAAAAACTTAAACCATTATAACTTGTCGATAACAAGCAAAAATAATGCTTTGAGTATGTTTTTGTCATTTCAGCGCTGGCGGAAATCGTTCCAAATACAACATGAGTTGGCTATAGAAATGGATTCCCGCCTACGCGGGAAAGACAAAATACCCTTCATCAACTCAATTGGTATTTTATCCTGCCAGAAGTAATCATATTTTTTATATTGCCAGTAACGATGATAAAATAATCCCCTTAACTTGGAGTTTGACTAACCTGCTATGAATAAACGCACCTCGCTGGCTCTCTTTGTCCTTATATTATTAGGATTTATTTGGGGTTCCGGTTACACACTGGCAAAATACGCGATAACAAATGGTGTTCCTGCATTCGGCTATTCTTTTTGGCAATCGGCGGGACCTGCTATGCTGTTAACATTAACTTGTCTTCTAACAGGCAATTACAGCGTCTTACTCCCCCAGTATTGGCCTTATTTTTTGACCTGCGGTCTGATTGGCATTGCGATTCCTAATACAAACATGTATTTAATTGCCAGTCATCTTCCAGCTGGTTTACTCGCTGTTCTGGTCAATACAGTCCCTTTATTGGTTTATCCAATGGCCTTGCTCGTTAAGCAAGAACGTTTTGACACATGGCGTATGATTGCATTATTTGTCGGTATGTTGGGTATTTTTCTTATCATTAGCCCTACATTCCAGGGTTTAGTCTCTAGCTGGGCTATTTTAGCCTTCCTCAGTCCGTTTGCCTTTGCTCTTTGTTCAATTTATATCACGGCTAAGCAACCACAACCACTAAATGCACTACAAGCAGCAAGCGGTATGCTTGTGGCTTCAACTTTACTCCTCCTTCCTTTGGTAATACAGCAGCATAGCTTCTACTCACTCATAGGGCCTATAACAAAAGTAAAACAAGTTGTTATTTTGGAAATATTTTTATCCAGTATTGGTTATTTACTCTTTTTTAGTTTATTACGTTTAGCTGGACCTGTTTTTTATAGTTTGACGGGTGGTATGGTTGCATTAACAGGTTTATTTTGGGGATTTATTGTCTTTAAAGAGCTACCCACTACGTTACAAATACTCGCCATCTTTTTAATTATTTCTGCTCTTTTTCTGCTATCATGGCGGCAATCGAAATTGCAGGAGGCGATATGACGGTCAATGAATTGGTTCAACAGTACCAGGGACAAATCATAACGTTTCAATATTTATTAATACTGATCAATGCACTATTGCATGTTTTATTTGCTGGTGCCGTAGCAAGAGATGCAGGAAATTTATATCAGCTTGGACAGCGCCCTGCTCTTGTTTCTGCCCCGACTTGGGCGTTTGCCACACTAATAGGTGGTGTGATTACGGCAACCATTTACTGGTTTATTCACCATTCAACATTGACAAGGCCTACTATTCGTGAGAATTCTTATGAACGAAATCGAAATACCAACAATTAGTGTACAGGAATTAAAAAAAAGATTGGATGCAGACCCAGCATTATGCTTGATTGATGTAAGAGAACTTTCCGAATGGCAAATTCTACGCATTCCACATGCAATTCACATCCCTAAAGATGAATTACCAAACCGTATTAGCACACATATTTCTGATTTGAATCACCCCATTTATCTTCATTGTAAGGGTGGCGTTCGCTCACTTTACGCGGCCAATTGTTTATTGGAGATGGGCTATAAAAAAGTGTACTCAGTGGATGGCGGCATCATGGAATGGACAATGTTTGGCTATCCGGTTGAGGAGAAACACCCTGCGTAATGCAGGGTGTAATTTCACTAAACGTTAGTTAGTTGTTAATTTAGAATCATGATCGTCAACATAATCCTCTTCTTCTTCACTCTTCTTAGTGTTGGCACTCCAAATCAAACCACCCACTGTACTTCCCATTTTAGCAAATAATGAAGGGCCTTTTTTGGCTTGTTCGCGCTCATATACCTCTTTTTCAATCGCAGCACGACCTTCAGAGAGAACTTTTTTACGAGCTTCCGCACCCATATCAATAGCTTTAACTTCAAATGCTGATAAACTCATTCCTTCTATTTTAGAGAAAGGGTGTACTTCAAGCATTTTTTCAGTGTTTCCATGAGGGAATACAAGGGAAGTATAAAATTTCATTGCTTCTGACGTCATACGGGCGGCACTATTGGCATCCACTTTATTTGCCTGAATATCCTTTTTCTTATCTTCATCTCGGACACCCATAGACTCAATGAGGACGTCACGAAGAAGGCTCCCGCTGCTTGGTAAAAGACCATCAGCAATGATGTACATGACCCCAGATAAAATCATTGACTTTAATCTTTCTTGCTCACGCGTTTCTTTTTCGCTTGATTTGGCAGGAAGTTTATCCAATTGGACAATTATTTGTTGTACAAATTCAACATAGCCTCGTCTGTGAACTGGTAGTTTTTCAACATCGGCTACTTCATGATGTCCTAAAAAGCTCAAAAGTTTACGATCAAAATTCTTTTTTATCTCATCATAAGCTGTCAGTGTAAAACCCATCTTACTCTCCTTAACTCCGTTAATAGGTTATGCGGTGGAATCATTCACCGTTCATCAGTGTAAACCAATTCAAGTCATTCGTCATGAATTTTCTTTAAACGGATTAATCAATTTGCAAGCTACTGATTTGATTAAACAATATCTGAAACCTCTAAGATAAAATGTGCATTCTGCCCATTAATTCTCCCAAAATGGACTAACAATAATCAAATTTCTATTTACCCCTCACTCAAACTACTTTAGGATGCGATTGTTTATTTTTTGCGAGAACATCATGAAAAAAATATTGACGTTACTCTTACTTCTTTCATCCACGTTGATTTTTGCTAATCCAAAACAGCCAAAATTAGTTGTACAACTTGTTGTCGATCAACTAAGAGGTGATTTAATTTATAAATACCAACAAAAATTTGGCTCTGATGGCTTTAACTATCTAATCAATCATGGGATTGATTATCATAATGCGCATCACCCCCATGCGAATACGGTCACTTGTGCTGGGCATGCTACTATTGCCACTGGTAGTTATCCTGCTCTACATGGTATTGTGAACAATGATTGGTATGACAGAAAGACTAAACAGAATCTTTATTGTGTTGAAGATTCACAAAGCCCTATTTTACCAACCAAACATTCGCAAAAAGCGGTTGAAGGACGTTCGCCGCGTAATCTGGTAGCCTCAACCTTAAGTGATGAAATTGTCCTCGCCCAAACGGGTCGCGCCTTTGCAGTTTCTCTCAAAGATCGTGCTGCAATCACCTTGGCAGGCCATGCCGGAAAAGCATTTTGGTTTGATAAAGAAAATGGCGGCTTTGTTTCAAGCCAACATTATTATTCTGCTTATCCACAATGGGTTAATAACTGGAATAGTCAATATGAAGCAAAAAATAAGAGCTGGAATTTAAGTGCCCCACTTGCCAGCTATACCTACGCTCAGGCTC contains:
- a CDS encoding carboxypeptidase regulatory-like domain-containing protein, with amino-acid sequence MKSHTALVSGFARSFISGQPIPDATISVLENKDLTFKTDSAGKFGPIEWPVGEPITLIFEKPGSFWSGYKTTQTATFIVPPEGINDNNYLKNISFQVPSNMAYKLLSFAMGGTEDSEACQVAATVTPPNTTMDDIPQGIEGVTVTLSPNVKPRTFYFGMFPIIHKTNPFIRSLKKTSLDGGVAFINVPPGDYVMEATKDDIQFSKVLIKARKGVIVNASPPNGPTMIKEPKLNEAEKTKSHFSFFKPALTIGLVTSVCIAGAVLNKSCSYSGQ
- the queF gene encoding NADPH-dependent 7-cyano-7-deazaguanine reductase QueF (Catalyzes the NADPH-dependent reduction of 7-cyano-7-deazaguanine (preQ0) to 7-aminomethyl-7-deazaguanine (preQ1) in queuosine biosynthesis) yields the protein MNETLEKKYQTKPEQSELGQVSSYDPHYNPERLFAIPRAAKRNEIGVDPNQLPFYGFDCWNHYEVSWLNEKGKPMVAIAEIIYDCATPYLIESKSLKLYFNSFNNSRFNDREVVRQTVERDLAARLGGNVQVRILPLQEKELSIIQSTFTGECIDDIDTTCSVYLVEPSYLSVGESKVEETLYSDLLKSNCLVTNQPDWGSVQIMYTGKQINREGLLKYIVSFRNHNEFHEQCIERIFVDIMTRCKPEKLTVYGRYTRRGGLDINPYRSTHHVDPRGLNHRLPRQ
- a CDS encoding methyltransferase domain-containing protein; amino-acid sequence: MEYTKQILAMLRVGDFAHPGEIEAIDLALSPIMKDSDAHFLDVGCGLGGTAHYVQKQGWGKVTGIDIDANLIAYAQSHYPEIEFLCNDILQPDGFGYKKFQCIYSFSAFFCFASQKLALKRLAQFAASNGMLVLFDYSKQNEARIESPFPWSKTASRFNPICLPELKKQLRTTGWQFKESVDLSQQFIHWYILLLQSFEQKREAVIQQFGEEPWNILYSGFQQLLKDLNAQKVGGIVVYAHRAPV
- a CDS encoding DMT family transporter; its protein translation is MNKRTSLALFVLILLGFIWGSGYTLAKYAITNGVPAFGYSFWQSAGPAMLLTLTCLLTGNYSVLLPQYWPYFLTCGLIGIAIPNTNMYLIASHLPAGLLAVLVNTVPLLVYPMALLVKQERFDTWRMIALFVGMLGIFLIISPTFQGLVSSWAILAFLSPFAFALCSIYITAKQPQPLNALQAASGMLVASTLLLLPLVIQQHSFYSLIGPITKVKQVVILEIFLSSIGYLLFFSLLRLAGPVFYSLTGGMVALTGLFWGFIVFKELPTTLQILAIFLIISALFLLSWRQSKLQEAI
- a CDS encoding rhodanese-like domain-containing protein, with amino-acid sequence MNEIEIPTISVQELKKRLDADPALCLIDVRELSEWQILRIPHAIHIPKDELPNRISTHISDLNHPIYLHCKGGVRSLYAANCLLEMGYKKVYSVDGGIMEWTMFGYPVEEKHPA